In Rhizobium sp. ZPR4, a genomic segment contains:
- a CDS encoding DUF1328 domain-containing protein — translation MLKWALIFFVISLISGFFGFSGVSAATATIARVLFAIFLIIFLVFLILAVMAGNAVM, via the coding sequence ATGCTGAAATGGGCTCTCATTTTCTTTGTGATTTCGCTGATCAGCGGCTTTTTCGGCTTTTCAGGCGTGTCCGCGGCGACCGCAACCATTGCGCGCGTTCTCTTCGCCATCTTCCTGATCATCTTCCTGGTGTTCCTGATCCTGGCCGTCATGGCCGGCAATGCGGTCATGTAA
- a CDS encoding DUF1345 domain-containing protein, translating to MDAQGHLHHSRWLVLWRKHHVIVISVLAGVAVFLLLTSRDFNTGNLLVAWDTTAVVYIVYSLFRMLTADPQRIRKRSADLDFSDGFLLFLSIAAALASIGGIALDLLGVKDASPEVAFYRVMMAIVTILISWTFLHTLFTIHYAHRFYSIPGKGQGLKFAEPLEEPIYWDFLYFSFTIGVAAQTADIGISTVSMRKLALLHAILSFLFNTTILALAINVGASLI from the coding sequence ATGGATGCGCAGGGACATTTGCATCATTCCAGATGGCTCGTATTGTGGCGCAAGCACCATGTCATCGTGATTTCGGTGCTGGCCGGCGTCGCCGTCTTTTTGCTGCTGACATCCAGGGATTTCAATACCGGCAATCTGTTGGTCGCCTGGGATACGACTGCGGTCGTCTATATCGTCTACAGCCTCTTCAGGATGCTGACGGCCGACCCGCAGCGAATCCGCAAGCGCTCCGCCGATCTCGATTTTTCGGATGGCTTCCTGCTGTTTCTATCGATTGCTGCCGCTCTTGCCAGCATCGGCGGCATTGCGCTGGATCTGCTTGGCGTCAAGGATGCCTCACCCGAAGTCGCGTTCTACCGCGTGATGATGGCGATCGTGACGATCCTGATATCCTGGACCTTCCTCCACACGCTGTTCACCATTCACTATGCGCACCGGTTCTACAGCATTCCGGGCAAGGGGCAGGGACTGAAATTTGCCGAGCCTTTGGAGGAGCCGATCTACTGGGACTTCCTCTACTTCTCCTTCACCATCGGTGTGGCGGCGCAGACGGCCGATATCGGCATTTCCACGGTATCGATGCGTAAGCTCGCGCTTCTGCACGCGATCCTGTCGTTCCTGTTCAATACGACGATCCTGGCGCTTGCCATAAACGTCGGGGCGAGCCTGATCTAG
- a CDS encoding SDR family oxidoreductase: MGHGLEGRKVVITAAGQGIGRASAERFISLGAHVYATDINEQTLSTLDGATKHVLNVLDSAAVKAYAEEIGPIDVLFNCAGFVHSGTILDCEEKDWDFSFNLNAKAMYTTCRTFLPGMLEKGKGSIVNMASVASSVKGVPNRFAYCASKAAVIGLTKSIAADFVAKGIRANAICPGTVDSPSLHERLRATGDYDKAMKDFIARQPMGRIATAEEIAALVTYLAGDEAGFTTGQTHVIDGGWTG; encoded by the coding sequence ATGGGTCACGGGTTGGAAGGCAGGAAGGTCGTCATCACGGCGGCGGGGCAGGGCATCGGCCGGGCATCGGCAGAGCGCTTCATCTCGCTTGGCGCGCATGTCTACGCCACCGACATTAACGAGCAGACGCTCTCGACGCTGGATGGCGCCACCAAGCATGTGTTGAATGTGCTCGACAGCGCCGCCGTCAAGGCCTACGCCGAAGAGATTGGCCCGATCGACGTGCTCTTCAATTGCGCCGGCTTCGTGCATTCGGGCACCATCCTCGACTGCGAAGAGAAGGATTGGGATTTTTCCTTCAACCTCAATGCCAAGGCGATGTACACGACCTGCCGCACCTTCCTGCCGGGCATGCTGGAGAAGGGCAAGGGCTCGATCGTCAACATGGCCTCGGTCGCTTCCAGCGTGAAGGGCGTGCCCAATCGCTTTGCCTATTGCGCATCCAAGGCCGCCGTCATCGGGCTCACCAAGTCGATCGCCGCCGATTTCGTTGCCAAGGGTATCCGCGCCAACGCTATTTGCCCCGGCACGGTCGACAGCCCCTCGCTGCATGAGCGGCTGCGCGCAACCGGCGACTACGACAAGGCGATGAAGGACTTCATTGCTCGTCAGCCGATGGGCCGCATCGCGACCGCCGAAGAGATTGCCGCGTTGGTGACTTATCTTGCCGGCGACGAAGCGGGTTTCACAACCGGCCAGACCCACGTCATCGACGGCGGCTGGACGGGCTGA
- a CDS encoding extracellular solute-binding protein, translating into MMIKLKGMTWSHPRGYDPMIACSKQWQEQTGVEISWEKRSLQDFETFPVEELAAQYDLIVIDHPHVGQITREDCLLPLDDPSHAQEIAAIAAGTVGQSYPSYNWQGRQWAFPLDAATQVQAYRPDRLSAPVTDLAEFVALALEGKAILPMRPPHSLMTFISLAAHLGTPCSVEGPDFIAKADSEAVLDWMARLVSGMDASCYEMDPIAVLDLLGQKDSPYVASPFLYGYVNYSFAGFRPARIAFADMPVIGGRAPIGSALGGTGIAVSARTQAPEEAKAFARWIAGGPVQAGIYASGNGQSGHADAWVSDAVNKPALDFYRNTRATLEGAYVRPRHDGYMAFQSDASEVISDGLRTGERHTVLIDKLNRRFAQSFEA; encoded by the coding sequence ATAATGATAAAGCTTAAGGGAATGACCTGGTCGCATCCGCGCGGCTACGATCCGATGATTGCCTGCTCGAAGCAATGGCAGGAACAGACCGGCGTCGAGATCAGCTGGGAAAAGCGCTCGCTGCAGGATTTCGAGACCTTTCCGGTGGAAGAGCTCGCCGCGCAATACGACCTCATCGTCATCGATCACCCGCATGTCGGCCAGATTACGCGTGAAGACTGCCTGTTGCCGCTCGATGATCCCTCGCATGCGCAGGAAATCGCAGCGATCGCAGCCGGAACCGTCGGTCAGTCCTATCCGAGCTACAATTGGCAGGGCCGTCAATGGGCCTTTCCGCTCGACGCGGCGACGCAGGTGCAGGCCTATCGGCCCGACCGCCTGAGCGCGCCGGTCACAGATCTTGCCGAGTTCGTTGCGCTCGCTCTGGAAGGCAAGGCGATCCTGCCGATGCGGCCGCCGCATTCGCTGATGACCTTCATCTCGCTGGCGGCGCATCTCGGCACCCCCTGCAGCGTCGAAGGCCCGGATTTCATCGCCAAAGCCGATAGCGAAGCGGTGCTCGACTGGATGGCGCGGCTCGTCTCGGGAATGGATGCCAGCTGCTATGAGATGGACCCGATCGCCGTGCTCGATCTGCTGGGGCAAAAGGACAGCCCCTATGTGGCGTCCCCGTTCCTCTACGGCTACGTGAATTATTCCTTTGCCGGATTCAGACCGGCGCGTATCGCCTTTGCCGATATGCCCGTCATCGGCGGCCGCGCCCCGATCGGCTCGGCGCTTGGCGGCACCGGCATTGCCGTCTCGGCGCGCACGCAGGCCCCGGAAGAGGCGAAAGCCTTTGCCCGTTGGATCGCGGGCGGGCCGGTGCAGGCAGGCATTTATGCAAGCGGAAACGGACAATCGGGTCATGCCGACGCCTGGGTCAGCGATGCGGTCAATAAGCCGGCGCTCGATTTCTACCGCAACACGCGCGCGACGCTCGAAGGCGCTTATGTGCGGCCGCGCCACGACGGCTACATGGCATTTCAAAGCGACGCATCCGAGGTGATTAGCGATGGACTGCGAACCGGCGAGCGGCATACAGTCCTTATCGACAAGCTCAACCGCCGCTTCGCGCAGTCCTTTGAGGCGTAG
- a CDS encoding MaoC/PaaZ C-terminal domain-containing protein, translated as MAEQTIYFEDYELGHVRVTTGRTITETDFVVHAGHTGDFFPHHMDAEFAKTLPGGQRIAHGTMIFALGVGLTASLINPVAFSYGYDRLRFVRPVHIGDTIRTRVTVSAKEDDPKRPTAGRVVERCEVLNQRDEVVLAADHILVVERKPAAEKA; from the coding sequence ATGGCAGAGCAAACGATCTATTTCGAAGACTACGAACTCGGTCATGTCAGGGTGACCACGGGACGGACGATTACCGAGACCGATTTCGTTGTCCATGCGGGTCACACCGGTGATTTCTTCCCGCATCATATGGACGCGGAATTCGCCAAGACCTTGCCCGGCGGCCAGCGCATCGCGCATGGCACGATGATCTTTGCGCTCGGCGTCGGGCTCACGGCCTCGCTGATCAATCCCGTCGCTTTTTCCTATGGTTACGATCGGCTTCGTTTCGTCCGCCCGGTGCATATCGGCGATACGATCCGCACGCGCGTCACCGTTTCGGCGAAAGAGGATGATCCGAAGCGACCGACAGCCGGTCGCGTTGTCGAGCGCTGTGAGGTGCTGAACCAGCGAGACGAGGTCGTGCTTGCTGCGGATCACATCCTGGTCGTCGAGCGCAAACCGGCTGCGGAGAAGGCATAA